DNA from Rhodothermus sp.:
GATCCCACCCGCGTTCCCAATAAACAGGCTTTTTATTCGGTAGCCCGGATCAACGAATCGCTGCGGCGTAGCATGAGCTTCAAGCCGCTGGAAGGACGCTACAAGGTGGCGATTCTGATTGACGCCGATCGGATGCGGGTTGAAGCGGCCAATGCCTTTCTCAAGTTGCTGGAAGAGCCCGGACCCCAGACGGTCTTCATTCTGACCACCGCGCGTCCCGATCACCTGTTGCCGACGGTTCGTTCGCGCTGCCAGCCTCTGCGCTTTGATCCGTTACCGGCCGAGGTCATTGCGCAGGCGCTTGTCACGCGGGAAGGCGTGGAAGAAGCACGGGCGACGGTGCTGGCCCGCATGGCCGACGGCTCCTATAGCCGGGCGCTCGACCTGCTCGAAAATGAAGTGCTCCAGGCCGACCGGGAGTTGGCGCTGACCTTTTTGCGCCATGCCTATCGTTTCCACAGCGAAGCCATGGTGGAACTCCTGGAGCAGATGGGTACACTGGGGCGTGAGCGACTCAAGGGATTGTTGCAGTTGATGCTGGGATGGGTGCGCGATCTGGTGCTATTCCGGACGCTTGGCGAACAGGCCTCGCTGGTGAACCTGGACCAGCGGGAGGCAATTCAACGCTTCTGTCAGAATCTGCCCGATGCCGATCTGGAAGGCATGGCTCGGCTGCTCGAAGAGGCCATTGACCTGATCGAGCGTAACGTACAGCCGTTCCTGGTGCTGAGCGTGCTGGCAGCAGCGCTGCGAGACGCCATGCGTGGCCGGGCACCTGAACGCCTGGTGCCGGCTCTGGACGATCCGCTGGCCCTGGAACAGGTCTGAGCTTGTGGAACCTGGCGGGCGGGCAGGTCTATCACTGACACGTTGGAGTCGAAAAAATCTGCCTGCTCATAGACAATGGCCTGTGGTAGTGCGTGCGCGCAGGGAGGGGGATGCGGGGGCGGATGTGCCTCCGGCAATGGTTGCCCCTCGCTGCATGTGTTTGACTGGCTGAGCCACCTCAGCGGTCCCTATTCCACCTACGATATTGTGGAAGTCCGTTTCAAAGGGCGCCGCAAAGGACTGTACCGTAACGTTGATCGACTGGATCTGCAGACGGGCGACTATGTCATCGTAGAAGCAGACCGGGGTGTCCATTTTGGCATTGTACATCTGACCGGTGAGCTCGTTCGCCTGCGGGTGCGGGCTAAAGGGCTTGACGACGATGCCGAATTTCCGCGCATCGTGCGCCTGGCTACCCTGGACGACATCGATCGGTGGGAGGCGAACAAAGAGCAGGAAATCGAAGCCTTCTACATTGCGCGTAAGGCCATCGAGCGGCTTGGATTGCCCATGAAGCTGGTCGATGCTGAATGGCAGTTCGATCACAAAAAAATCACCTTCTACTTTACGGCCGATCATCGCGTGGACTTCCGACAGCTGGTACGCGATCTGGCCCGTACGTTTCGCACCCGCGTAGAGCTGCGCCAGATCGGCGCCCGTGACGAAGCTGCACGAATCGGCGGAATCGGCTCCTGCGGCCGGGAACTGTGTTGCGCCACCTGGCTGCAGGAATTTAAGCCCGTAGCCACCCAGACGGCCAAGATTCAGAACCTGCCGTTGAATCCGGCCCGCCTGAGTGGCCAGTGTGGACGGCTGAAGTGTTGCCTGAATTACGAACTGGAGCAGTACATGGCCGCGCTGAAGGATTTTCCACCAGTGGATACGCCAGTCGAGACCGAACGCGGACGTGGAACCGTTCAGAAGCTGGACATCTTCAAACGGCGCGTCTGGATTCAGTACGAAGACGGCAACTGGGAAGATCTGGCACTTGAGGAAGTGCAGCCCTATCTGCGGCCGCAGGCAAGTTCAAACCAGGCGTAAGCAGGCTGTGTTCGGGGGCAAAACAGGGCTGGTGCATCTGGTGCTTTTGCTGCTCGTCGTGGAAGCGGAACAGGCCCAGGACGATGTCGGGCTGGCGCATATAGATAGCCTGTGGCAGTGCGGTGCGTTTGAAGAGGCGCTGGCGCTGTTGAACGAACGGTTGCAACATAGTCCGGGAGCTGCCGATGTGCGCTGGCGTCGCTCGCGCGTGCGCGTCGAGCTGGGTATGCGCGCTCGTGAGAAAGAACGGCAACGCGAGTTGTACTGGATGGGGCTGCAAGATGCTCAGGCGGCCATCGCGGCCGATTCGCTTAATAGTCAGGCCTATGTGGCGGCTGCTATTGCCGCTGGTCGCCTGGCGCTGGTCTCCAGCCCCCGGGCCAAGGTGACGTATGCCCGCCAGATTCGCGCCTACATCGATCGGGCTCTGGCACTCAACCCGAACGACGACATCGCCTACCACCTGCGTGGACGCTGGCACTACGAGGTCGCTACGCTTAGCTTTTTCGAGCGCACCCTGGTGCGCCTACTCTACGGAGGACTGCCGAACGCTTCACTGGAAGAAGCAGCCGCCGACTTTCGGCGGGCACTGGCTATCCGTGAGCGGGTGGTGCATCATCTGGAACTGGGCCGCACACTGCTACGCCTGGGGGATCGCGAAGGCGCCATCCGGGAGCTGGAACGGGCGCTTGCCCTGCCGCCCGTCGAACCGGATGATACAACCTATCAGGAAGACGCCCGTCGTCTTCTGGCCCGCATCCGCTGAACTCTTCCCAGCCCGGACCGTTCTTTATCGCTATATGGACGATCGAAAAACCAGACATTTGAGATCATAGATGGCGTACTCTGCAGAGATCAGTCGGACTTCGCCGACAGCCATTTTGTTTTTGCTGGATCAGTCGGCGTCGATGCAGGAACCGTTTGGCGGTGCCGAGCAGCGGGGCGATGCCGCACCCAGTAAGGCACAGGTGCTGG
Protein-coding regions in this window:
- the holB gene encoding DNA polymerase III subunit delta'; the protein is MGWDGIIGQERVVEALRRALEQQRVAHAYLFYGPDGTGKRAVALTFAQTLQCEAGGSDPCGRCVPCTKVQRLIHPDVQVMLPHPSDADPDDLYERLQRLAAQPYATVDYVRRPVLDDPTRVPNKQAFYSVARINESLRRSMSFKPLEGRYKVAILIDADRMRVEAANAFLKLLEEPGPQTVFILTTARPDHLLPTVRSRCQPLRFDPLPAEVIAQALVTREGVEEARATVLARMADGSYSRALDLLENEVLQADRELALTFLRHAYRFHSEAMVELLEQMGTLGRERLKGLLQLMLGWVRDLVLFRTLGEQASLVNLDQREAIQRFCQNLPDADLEGMARLLEEAIDLIERNVQPFLVLSVLAAALRDAMRGRAPERLVPALDDPLALEQV
- the ricT gene encoding regulatory iron-sulfur-containing complex subunit RicT yields the protein MACGSACAQGGGCGGGCASGNGCPSLHVFDWLSHLSGPYSTYDIVEVRFKGRRKGLYRNVDRLDLQTGDYVIVEADRGVHFGIVHLTGELVRLRVRAKGLDDDAEFPRIVRLATLDDIDRWEANKEQEIEAFYIARKAIERLGLPMKLVDAEWQFDHKKITFYFTADHRVDFRQLVRDLARTFRTRVELRQIGARDEAARIGGIGSCGRELCCATWLQEFKPVATQTAKIQNLPLNPARLSGQCGRLKCCLNYELEQYMAALKDFPPVDTPVETERGRGTVQKLDIFKRRVWIQYEDGNWEDLALEEVQPYLRPQASSNQA